The Drosophila biarmipes strain raj3 chromosome 4, RU_DBia_V1.1, whole genome shotgun sequence genome includes a window with the following:
- the LOC108036018 gene encoding uncharacterized protein LOC108036018 isoform X1, with protein MQEQFKELRLTVWSKSQIQHSNQRCSMVACKKRLTSTKELDDSQQPLLLALSNYKTRHQQKHHKIHLNSGSPLNIELYMSANVEGIPRARNRAPATTNNQQPAMHRKTKSKSKLETSKNFFTLHSSNDSDKYPSAEKSSALVETVEKCKGTSSGIGVKTSQHFQITKNQSYRNSRIKNRTRSYSASPTPAVRCKMMIPLPTFGATSFVTLLTLICMETVLLSTMSSCAKTFYMHWNTSNSIFRIDNTDHIIDVNKGNLAFEFDQVHIICPVYEPGTFENETEKYIIYNVSKVEYETCRITNADPRVIAICDKPQKLMFFTITFRPFTPQPGGLEFLPGNDYYFISTSSRDDLYRRIGGRCSTNNMKVVFKVCCAAEEKNKTTAISKSISGADTGGAINVNIAANDDSHDHSQGNNNIAIGTSIGINGGIISGGHQSAGMPINPINGNANINGIATTVNSNTDQFNRIPLQPNVIGSNAGTNAAIPGVVNGGGIILTPGHGHGNINMLQPGRGGMNMAYPGHHHIQTGIRINNVPTQHSYPPHKGNVNSNTNGNDDHHHYNKHPNEVVKNEELTYNRGTAQAAKHVLALWNWILPSFPMPSVPSCCLFAYGINSSLVLSIVAILGIHYLAGNMLQTTCQRYRPGIRELPPGCNYGLFDQ; from the exons ATGCAAGAACAGTTTAAAGAGCTACGCCTTACTGTGTGGTCAAAGTCACAGATTCAACATAGTAATCAAAGGTGCAGTATGGTGGCATGTAAAAAACGCTTAACTTCCACTAAAGAGCTTGACGACTCACAGCAACCACTCTTGTTAGCCCTCTCAAATTACAAAACGCGTCACCAGCAGAAGCATCATAAAATTCACCTAAACTCTGGAAGCCCGTTAAACATCGAGCTGTATATGTCAGCGAATGTTGAGGGTATTCCTAGAGCTCGAAATCGGGCACCAGCTACTACGAATAATCAACAACCAGCTATGCATCGAAAGACTAAAAGCAAAAGCAAGCTTGAAACATCAAAAAACTTTTTCACGCTACATTCATCAAATGATAGTGATAAATATCCATCCGCAGAGAAATCATCGGCATTAGTGGAAACAGTTGAAAAATGTAAAGGAACTTCTTCGGGAATAGGAGTAAAGACTTCGCAGCATTTCCAAATTACAAAAAACCAGAGCTACCGCAACAGCAGGATTAAAAACAGAACCCGCTCCTATTCTGCTTCTCCAACCCCAGCGGTGAGATGCAAAATGATGATTCCATTGCCAACGTTTGGCGCAACATCTTTTGTTACTCTGCTGACTTTAATTTGTATGGAAACGGTTTTGCTATCAACCATGTCTAGTTGCGCCAAAACGTTCTACATGCATTGGAATACATCGAACAGCAT ATTTCGGATTGATAATACCGATCATATAATCGATGTTAATAAAGGCAATCTTGCATTTGAGTTTGACCAGGTTCATATAATATGCCCAGTTTATGAACCGGGAacttttgaaaatgaaaccgagaaatatataatttacaaTGTGTCTAAAGTGGAGTATGAAACATGTCGCATAACAAATGCAGATCCGCGAGTAATAGCTATATGTGATAAACCTCagaaattaatgttttttacaATAACTTTCCGGCCATTTACACCGCAGCCAGGTGGCTTGGAGTTCCTACCTGGAAATGATTATTACTTCATTT CAACTTCATCTAGGGATGATTTATATCGGCGTATTGGAGGTCGATGCTCCACAAACAACATGAAAGTAGTTTTCAAAGTTTGTTGCGCCGCCGAAGAAAAGAACAAAACCACTGCGATAAGCAAATCTATATCAGGTGCAGACACTGGAGGAGCCATAAATGTCAATATAGCAGCTAATGATGACAGTCATGATCATAGCCAAGGCAATAATAACATTGCTATTGGAACCAGTATTGGTATAAATGGAGGCATAATTTCTGGAGGACATCAGTCCGCGGGAATGCCAATCAATCCAATTAACGGCAATGCTAACATAAATGGCATAGCAACTACTGTTAATTCAAACACTGATCAGTTTAACCGGATACCACTTCAACCAAACGTAATCGGAAGCAATGCAGGTACCAACGCCGCTATTCCTGGAGTTGTTAATGGTGGAGGCATTATTTTAACTCCTGGACATGGTCATGGAAACATTAATATGCTACAACCAGGACGCGGCGGAATGAATATGGCTTACCCCGGACATCACCACATTCAAACTGGGATCAGAATAAACAATGTCCCGACGCAGCACAGCTACCCACCTCACAAGGGTAATGTTAACAGCAATACGAACGGAAATG atgACCACCACCATTACAACAAACATCCCAACGAGGTTGTAAAGAACGAAGAGCTAACATACAATAGAGGCACAGCACAAGCAGCAAAACACGTTCTCGCCTTATGGAACTGGATCTTGCCATCTTTTCCAATGCCATCAGTTCCATCTTGCTGTTTGTTTGCGTATGGGATAAACTCATCTTTAGTATTAAGCATTGTCGCGATTCTCGGTATCCACTACCTAGCGGGAAACATGTTACAAACCACGTGTCAGCGGTATAGACCTGGAATTAGAGAATTGCCTCCAGGATGTAACTATGGCTTGTTTGACcagtaa
- the LOC108036018 gene encoding uncharacterized protein LOC108036018 isoform X2, which yields MMIPLPTFGATSFVTLLTLICMETVLLSTMSSCAKTFYMHWNTSNSIFRIDNTDHIIDVNKGNLAFEFDQVHIICPVYEPGTFENETEKYIIYNVSKVEYETCRITNADPRVIAICDKPQKLMFFTITFRPFTPQPGGLEFLPGNDYYFISTSSRDDLYRRIGGRCSTNNMKVVFKVCCAAEEKNKTTAISKSISGADTGGAINVNIAANDDSHDHSQGNNNIAIGTSIGINGGIISGGHQSAGMPINPINGNANINGIATTVNSNTDQFNRIPLQPNVIGSNAGTNAAIPGVVNGGGIILTPGHGHGNINMLQPGRGGMNMAYPGHHHIQTGIRINNVPTQHSYPPHKGNVNSNTNGNDDHHHYNKHPNEVVKNEELTYNRGTAQAAKHVLALWNWILPSFPMPSVPSCCLFAYGINSSLVLSIVAILGIHYLAGNMLQTTCQRYRPGIRELPPGCNYGLFDQ from the exons ATGATGATTCCATTGCCAACGTTTGGCGCAACATCTTTTGTTACTCTGCTGACTTTAATTTGTATGGAAACGGTTTTGCTATCAACCATGTCTAGTTGCGCCAAAACGTTCTACATGCATTGGAATACATCGAACAGCAT ATTTCGGATTGATAATACCGATCATATAATCGATGTTAATAAAGGCAATCTTGCATTTGAGTTTGACCAGGTTCATATAATATGCCCAGTTTATGAACCGGGAacttttgaaaatgaaaccgagaaatatataatttacaaTGTGTCTAAAGTGGAGTATGAAACATGTCGCATAACAAATGCAGATCCGCGAGTAATAGCTATATGTGATAAACCTCagaaattaatgttttttacaATAACTTTCCGGCCATTTACACCGCAGCCAGGTGGCTTGGAGTTCCTACCTGGAAATGATTATTACTTCATTT CAACTTCATCTAGGGATGATTTATATCGGCGTATTGGAGGTCGATGCTCCACAAACAACATGAAAGTAGTTTTCAAAGTTTGTTGCGCCGCCGAAGAAAAGAACAAAACCACTGCGATAAGCAAATCTATATCAGGTGCAGACACTGGAGGAGCCATAAATGTCAATATAGCAGCTAATGATGACAGTCATGATCATAGCCAAGGCAATAATAACATTGCTATTGGAACCAGTATTGGTATAAATGGAGGCATAATTTCTGGAGGACATCAGTCCGCGGGAATGCCAATCAATCCAATTAACGGCAATGCTAACATAAATGGCATAGCAACTACTGTTAATTCAAACACTGATCAGTTTAACCGGATACCACTTCAACCAAACGTAATCGGAAGCAATGCAGGTACCAACGCCGCTATTCCTGGAGTTGTTAATGGTGGAGGCATTATTTTAACTCCTGGACATGGTCATGGAAACATTAATATGCTACAACCAGGACGCGGCGGAATGAATATGGCTTACCCCGGACATCACCACATTCAAACTGGGATCAGAATAAACAATGTCCCGACGCAGCACAGCTACCCACCTCACAAGGGTAATGTTAACAGCAATACGAACGGAAATG atgACCACCACCATTACAACAAACATCCCAACGAGGTTGTAAAGAACGAAGAGCTAACATACAATAGAGGCACAGCACAAGCAGCAAAACACGTTCTCGCCTTATGGAACTGGATCTTGCCATCTTTTCCAATGCCATCAGTTCCATCTTGCTGTTTGTTTGCGTATGGGATAAACTCATCTTTAGTATTAAGCATTGTCGCGATTCTCGGTATCCACTACCTAGCGGGAAACATGTTACAAACCACGTGTCAGCGGTATAGACCTGGAATTAGAGAATTGCCTCCAGGATGTAACTATGGCTTGTTTGACcagtaa